In Acidimicrobiales bacterium, a genomic segment contains:
- a CDS encoding VOC family protein, giving the protein MPDAVTTAEPLPLVHPATEVVVVCRSAPAMVDFYTRVLGFRERTLVGRPGAGIYRLTLGRSVLQLADAGKRVPDNDGGGVGLAELTVAVHDIDEVLGRALARGAEETVDGVTVWRATDPDGNALRVMAGDGLTESACRLHVSLAAADPAATLDFYRRRLRLPEATAGDPLLADDEGVLAGDMRIGVRPAPQGASPFADGPWAAAGLRYLVGFVHDAPALHATFSGRDIRPVMDLRNDGSKDAFAVADPDGTWFEFVSLSGKDSR; this is encoded by the coding sequence ATGCCTGACGCCGTGACGACCGCGGAGCCGCTTCCCCTGGTCCACCCGGCCACCGAGGTCGTCGTCGTCTGCCGCTCGGCGCCCGCCATGGTCGACTTCTACACCCGGGTGCTCGGGTTCCGTGAGCGCACCTTGGTGGGCCGCCCGGGGGCAGGTATTTACCGGCTCACCCTCGGCCGCAGCGTCCTCCAGTTGGCCGACGCCGGCAAACGGGTGCCGGACAACGACGGCGGAGGGGTCGGCCTGGCCGAACTGACGGTGGCGGTGCACGACATCGACGAGGTGCTCGGCCGGGCTCTGGCGCGTGGGGCCGAAGAGACAGTCGACGGCGTCACCGTCTGGCGTGCCACCGACCCTGACGGCAACGCCCTGCGCGTTATGGCCGGCGACGGCCTCACCGAGTCGGCCTGTCGGTTGCACGTCTCGCTGGCCGCCGCCGACCCGGCCGCCACCCTCGACTTCTACCGCCGTCGCCTGCGCCTCCCCGAAGCGACGGCGGGCGACCCCCTGCTCGCCGACGACGAGGGCGTGCTGGCAGGCGACATGCGCATCGGCGTGAGGCCGGCCCCCCAAGGCGCCTCGCCCTTCGCCGACGGGCCGTGGGCGGCGGCCGGCTTGCGCTACCTCGTCGGCTTCGTGCACGACGCGCCTGCCCTCCACGCCACCTTCAGCGGTCGCGACATACGGCCGGTCATGGACCTACGCAACGACGGCTCCAAGGACGCCTTTGCTGTCGCTGACCCAGACGGGACGTGGTTCGAGTTCGTGTCACTGAGCGGAAAGGACAGCCGATGA